CGGCACCGCGCGGCCCGAGGGCGGGCGGCGCAGCGCGGGCGGTGACGCCCCGGCCGCGCTGCGGCAGTGGCCGTTCCTGCTCGTCCTCGGCACGGTGCTCGCCGGACTGCTGATCACGCTGGCCGACTTCCGCATCGGCCTGCTCGTCGTGGGCGGGGGGCTGCTCGGCGGCGCCCCGCTGCGCGTGTGGGTGCCGGACGTCGGGATGCTCGCGGTCAGGTCCAGGTTCACCGACGTGGTGACGTACACGGTGCTCGGCAGCGCGATCGTGCTGCTGACGCTGATGGCGGAGCCTGACCCGTGGCTGGAAGTGCCCTTCCTGAGCGACGTGCTGCGGTTCTCCGCCGGCTGATCCGGCCGGCGCCGGGGCTGGAGAAAGTCCTGGTGAAGGTCTGGATCATGGAGAGGTCGCGATTGGATTCGAACCAATGTAAGCCGCTTTGCAGGCGGCTCCCTAGCCACTCGGGCACACGACCAAAGAGGGCAGCGGAAATTCCCGACTGCGGGGCTGCGAACGTCGCGTCGCGCTGATGAAGGTACATCGACGGAAGCCGGCTCCGTCAATGGCTGTCCGAATGCTGAAACATTGCAGCAGTGTGAACTGGCCAACTCTGAGCGCCGTGGCTCGTTTTCGTCGGTTGAATCTTGCCAATCCGCGATCGGCGCTGTTAGGTTCTGCCTTCCTCCGGTCCATTCGCGTCGGAACCATGAGAACGAAACAGCGTCGTTCGTAGCGAGTGAGGGTCCATACGGCTCCATGAATTGAGCCGGCCTCCCGACGTATGCACCTCTGAGAACCATTCCGCAGGAAAGCACAAGTAGGGGAGTTGTGTCTTGACAGCACTGTCGGAATCGTGGCTTAGCGGTATCAATCTGAAGCTCATCGCCGACCAGGTGGGTACGCCCGTCTTCATCTACAGCGAGGGTCAGTTCCGCAAGAACCTGGCTCGCTTACGGAAGGCCGCAGACGGCGCAGGTCTCGGCGAGCGGGTCGAATTCTACATTCCGTTTTTCCCGAACTCGAACCCGCATCACCTCGCGCCTCTCAAGGAGCTGGACGGCTTCGGTGTCCTGGTCCAGCTGCCCAGTGAGTACAGACTCCTGCGTGCTCACGGGTTCGACAAGTTCATCGTGTCCCCGGGGCACGTGTCCGACGAAGAGATCAGCTTCTGGGACAGCACGCGCTGTTCCACGTTCCTCGCCAGCCTGGACGAGGTGGCGCATTCCCTGGCCACGCACGCACCGTCCATCAGCGTTCGCGTCGACTCCCTCGACTCAGGCAAGCCCGGCGTCAAGTACGGGGAGCTGGAGCGGCTTTCGAACCTGCTGCGGGAGTACGACCGGGACCTCGACTGCGTCGAGGTGTACTGCGGCAGCGGCAACTCGCTCGACGACATGGTCCGTACGGTCGAGGAGATGTTCGAGGTTTTCCAGAAGTACTTCCCCACCGCCCGGGGCATCAACTTCGCCGGCGGCCACGGCTTCGACTACGACGCTCACGCGGAAGCGGACAAGCACTTCGACTGGTCGCTCTACTTCCGTCGGCTCGCCGATGCCGCCCGGCGTATGGGCATCCCCGACGACGTGACGTTCCTCTTCGAACCCGCTCGTGACGTCCTCGCGGACACGGGCGCGCTGCTGATGTCGGTGGAACGTTCCGTCATCACCACCCCCGTCTCGTCCATCGTGGTCACCGACGGATGCCGGATGCTCATGCCCTCGGCTCAGCTGAGGAACCGTGGCCACAACACCGCGTTCCTCGACCAGGACATGCGCGAGATCGTCAACGAGCGGGGCATCAGCGCTGCTGTCCGGGGCCGCACGATCCTGCGCAACGACTACCTGCTGCCGGGTGAGGTCCACGTCCCGGAGGGGGTCGACGCGACGAGCTACATGGTCATTCTCGACACCGGGGCGTACTGCGCCACCCAGCACATGGAATTCCTGAACGTACCGCCGGCCGCCGAGGTTCTGGTGAACAGCGACGGGTCCGTGGACCTGATCACCGCGGCCGGCGACGAACTCGACAAGTGGCGCAACCTTCTTGAGGAGAAGCAGCGGGTCAGGAGCTGACGTCGGTCGTGGAGCCGAACGGTCCGTAGTTCTTGCGGGTTCTCAGCCCGGACATCTCGGTCACACAGGAGATCCTCATGCCGTCACCTCATGATGGACTGCCGGAAATAGCTCAAGGCCCCGCTGCCGAAAGCGCACCATTCGACCTCTTCGAGCGCTGGTATGAGGAGGCCGAGGCCAGTGAACCGAACGACCCGAACGCGATGGCCGTAGCGACCGCGGACGCCGGCGGCCTCCCCGACGTGCGCATGGTGCTGCTCAAGCACCGTGACTCCCGCGGCTTCGTGTTCTTCACGAACACCACCTCCGCGAAGGGGCGCGAACTCGCGGAGAACAGCCAGGCGGCCGGACTCCTGCACTGGAAGAGTCTGCGACGGCAGGTGCGCTTCCGCGGACCGGTCGAGCTCGTCACACCCGAAGAGTCCGATGCCTACTTCGCCTCCCGGGCCCGCGACAGCCGGATCGGCGCCTGGGCGAGTCGGCAGTCCAGCCCGCTGGCCGCCCGAAAAGTGCTGGAAGACGCCATTGAGGCGGAGGCGAGACGCTTCGAAGGCCGGCAGGTCCCGCGTCCTCCGTATTGGGCGGGATACCGCATCAAGCCTGTCTACCTGGAGTTCTGGTCCGATCGAGCGTTTCGGCTTCACGACCGGGTCGTTTTTGCCAGGATGACCCCGCAGGGCGCCTGGGAGCACGGGCGCCTCTACCCGTAACAGCTGTTGCAGAAGGGGGCATCAAGTATGTACTTCACCCACGCCGACGAGGTCTGGGCCGAACATCCGAGCCTGCGAGCACTCGCCCTCACGGCCGGCGGACTCACCGCGGCCAGGACCGACGAGGCGCAGCTGTCCGAGCTCGCCGAGCGTATCGACCGACGCCAGAACCGGATGGCGGAGGCCGAGATGCCGGAAATCGCGGCGTGGCGTGAGGCTTTTTCGCGCATGGGGCTCAAACCCACGCAGTACCGGTGCGCTTCTGAGGCACTGCTGCGCCGGTACCGGAAGGACAAAAGCCTCCCCCGCTTCCATCCGGTGGTCGACTACCTCAACCACGTCTCCATGGCATACGCCATCCCCATCGCGGTGTTCGACACGTCACGCATCGGTGCCGGCATCACCGTGCGCCCCGCCGCGGGAGCGGAGAACTACGAGACGTTCCAGGGGGAGACCGAGAACCCCGGCCCGGGGGAGATCGTCTTCAGCGACCCGGACGGGCACGCGCACTCGCGACGCTGGACCTTCCGCCAGTCCGCTCGCTCAGCGGTGTCCAAGGAGAGTGAGTCGGCCCTGATCGTGGTGGAAGCGCACCACGCCACGGCCTCGGAGGACTTGGCCGAGATGGAAGGCGAGTTGAAGACGGGGCTGGCCGCACTCGGCGTCACCCTTGGCGGCTCGGCTCTCCTGTCGGAGAGTCACCGCTTGTTCGAGTTCTGACCCATGTGCTGCCCCGCCGCCGGGCGGGGCAGCACACCGGACGAGGAGAACTTCGTGAGCACGCCAGACCACTCCGGCATAGCGAACGGCCTTGCCCGCGTACGCGGGCAGATCGCTGCTGCCGCCGCACGGGCGGGGCGCAAGGCCGAAGGCGTACGGCTGATCGCCGCCTGCAAGACCTTCGACGCGGATACCGTGCGAGAGGCCATCGGGTGTGACCAGACGGTGTTCGGTGAGAACTACGTGCAGGAGGCGAAGGCCAAATGGCCCGGCCTCAAGGACGAGTATCCGCACACCGAACTCCACCTCATCGGGCCGCTGCAATCCAACAAGGCGCGTGAGGCCGTAGCCCTGTTCGATGTCATTCACTCCCTGGACCGTCATTCCCTCGCCAAGGCGCTGTCCCGTCAGTGTGAGAACCAGGGGCGTCAGCCGGTGGTGTACGTGCAGGTCAACACGGGAGAAGAACGGCAGAAGTCCGGCGTCCTCCCCGCAGAAGCCGACGAGTTCATTTCAGCCTGCCGCAACCTCTACCAGTTGAACGTCACCGGACTCATGTGTATACCCCCGGCGGGGCAGTCATCCGAGCAGCACTTCGACCTGCTCGCGAAGATAGCCGCACGCAACGGGCTCAGTGAGTTGTCGATGGGAATGAGCAGTGATTACGCCGCGGCCGTCGCGCACGGCGCGACCAGCGTGCGTGTAGGATCCGCGATCTTCGGTAACCGGGTCTATCCGCCGGCCGCCCAGTAGGAAATCCAACACGGCTTCTCGCGTGATCACGATGAAGGGAAGACCTGTATTGTCTCGCCCCTCTCGCTTCGATATCCTTTTCGAGCCGCTTCAAATAGGCCCTGTCACCAGCAAGAACCGCTTCTATCAGGTGCCCCACTGCAACGGCATGGGCCGAGCCCATCCGTCCCCCATGGCGGCTATGCGCGGTATAAAGGCCGAGGGCGGTTGGGGAGTGGTGTGC
Above is a genomic segment from Streptomyces marincola containing:
- a CDS encoding YggS family pyridoxal phosphate-dependent enzyme is translated as MSTPDHSGIANGLARVRGQIAAAAARAGRKAEGVRLIAACKTFDADTVREAIGCDQTVFGENYVQEAKAKWPGLKDEYPHTELHLIGPLQSNKAREAVALFDVIHSLDRHSLAKALSRQCENQGRQPVVYVQVNTGEERQKSGVLPAEADEFISACRNLYQLNVTGLMCIPPAGQSSEQHFDLLAKIAARNGLSELSMGMSSDYAAAVAHGATSVRVGSAIFGNRVYPPAAQ
- a CDS encoding type III PLP-dependent enzyme domain-containing protein, giving the protein MSDEEISFWDSTRCSTFLASLDEVAHSLATHAPSISVRVDSLDSGKPGVKYGELERLSNLLREYDRDLDCVEVYCGSGNSLDDMVRTVEEMFEVFQKYFPTARGINFAGGHGFDYDAHAEADKHFDWSLYFRRLADAARRMGIPDDVTFLFEPARDVLADTGALLMSVERSVITTPVSSIVVTDGCRMLMPSAQLRNRGHNTAFLDQDMREIVNERGISAAVRGRTILRNDYLLPGEVHVPEGVDATSYMVILDTGAYCATQHMEFLNVPPAAEVLVNSDGSVDLITAAGDELDKWRNLLEEKQRVRS
- a CDS encoding B3/B4 domain-containing protein, with amino-acid sequence MYFTHADEVWAEHPSLRALALTAGGLTAARTDEAQLSELAERIDRRQNRMAEAEMPEIAAWREAFSRMGLKPTQYRCASEALLRRYRKDKSLPRFHPVVDYLNHVSMAYAIPIAVFDTSRIGAGITVRPAAGAENYETFQGETENPGPGEIVFSDPDGHAHSRRWTFRQSARSAVSKESESALIVVEAHHATASEDLAEMEGELKTGLAALGVTLGGSALLSESHRLFEF
- the pdxH gene encoding pyridoxamine 5'-phosphate oxidase, producing the protein MPSPHDGLPEIAQGPAAESAPFDLFERWYEEAEASEPNDPNAMAVATADAGGLPDVRMVLLKHRDSRGFVFFTNTTSAKGRELAENSQAAGLLHWKSLRRQVRFRGPVELVTPEESDAYFASRARDSRIGAWASRQSSPLAARKVLEDAIEAEARRFEGRQVPRPPYWAGYRIKPVYLEFWSDRAFRLHDRVVFARMTPQGAWEHGRLYP
- a CDS encoding DUF3017 domain-containing protein, with protein sequence MVANGAAWRRRRRIADKYPTRGTARPEGGRRSAGGDAPAALRQWPFLLVLGTVLAGLLITLADFRIGLLVVGGGLLGGAPLRVWVPDVGMLAVRSRFTDVVTYTVLGSAIVLLTLMAEPDPWLEVPFLSDVLRFSAG